A region from the Nitrospiraceae bacterium genome encodes:
- a CDS encoding MerC domain-containing protein encodes MASLVCAIHCALTPIVLLSLPFILSHSSGEWNGILEMMLGENTEWLFLGGIGLLAGFGLLATYSVHRDKRPAFLSGIGVVVLLISRVWMDHQSPGEIALDVTGACVIAWAGLWNRRLCRCVGCHQHGP; translated from the coding sequence TTGGCGTCTTTGGTTTGCGCCATCCATTGTGCCCTCACGCCGATAGTGCTGTTAAGTTTGCCCTTCATTCTTTCGCATTCGTCCGGAGAATGGAATGGGATTCTGGAAATGATGCTTGGTGAAAATACAGAATGGCTGTTCCTTGGAGGGATCGGGCTGCTGGCAGGATTCGGATTGTTGGCCACCTATTCCGTTCATCGTGACAAGAGGCCTGCTTTCCTATCCGGAATCGGTGTGGTTGTGTTATTGATCTCGCGTGTGTGGATGGATCACCAAAGTCCCGGAGAGATCGCCCTGGATGTTACGGGAGCATGCGTTATTGCATGGGCCGGATTGTGGAACCGGCGGCTTTGCCGTTGCGTCGGCTGCCATCAACATGGGCCATAA
- a CDS encoding transcriptional repressor, with protein MNAMKVSRLQKTYKEALRTAGYRFTRPRQAVLQVLQRADHPLSALEVFRRLQEEHVSIDRVTVYRSLAVLSRLGLVAQLAFVQEGQFRYEWRDGRVLSSHVRCQQCGRIESLCLPSLKRLKFLIKSKTSFLVNDQSLEFNGLCPDCQ; from the coding sequence TTGAATGCGATGAAAGTGAGCCGGTTACAAAAAACGTATAAAGAAGCCTTACGGACAGCGGGTTACCGTTTTACCCGCCCGAGGCAGGCGGTTCTGCAGGTGCTACAAAGAGCCGACCATCCTTTGAGTGCCTTGGAGGTGTTCAGGCGACTGCAGGAAGAGCACGTGTCGATCGATCGGGTTACGGTATACCGGAGTTTAGCGGTACTGTCCCGGCTGGGCTTGGTGGCGCAATTGGCGTTTGTCCAGGAGGGGCAATTCCGCTATGAATGGCGGGATGGTCGTGTTCTCTCTTCCCATGTGCGTTGTCAGCAATGCGGAAGAATTGAATCGCTTTGTCTTCCCTCGTTGAAACGACTTAAATTCCTGATTAAAAGTAAGACCAGTTTCCTCGTGAATGACCAGTCTTTGGAATTCAACGGCTTGTGCCCCGACTGTCAATAA
- a CDS encoding zinc ribbon domain-containing protein translates to MPIYEYQAEYCLKSLFCPKRFSFWQNMSDPPVSECQECGAPLERVMSTFSAAADILAYGHAVANPPAGSQAPPATQQNIFGGGLGIQGCGHDCRTHHMPSPHKKGF, encoded by the coding sequence ATGCCCATCTATGAATATCAAGCCGAGTATTGCTTGAAGTCACTGTTTTGTCCCAAGAGGTTCTCCTTTTGGCAGAACATGTCTGACCCTCCCGTCTCCGAATGTCAGGAATGCGGAGCCCCACTGGAGCGGGTGATGTCCACATTTTCTGCGGCAGCGGATATCCTGGCGTATGGTCATGCCGTTGCCAATCCTCCAGCGGGATCGCAAGCTCCTCCCGCTACCCAACAAAATATCTTTGGAGGGGGATTGGGGATTCAGGGTTGTGGCCACGATTGTCGAACGCACCATATGCCCTCGCCACACAAAAAAGGCTTTTGA
- a CDS encoding MerC domain-containing protein, with amino-acid sequence MNTLEDKLARAGMTASFLCALECSLTPFAVLVLPLVVGSQPEILSLFLPETAHILDWILMGIVGCLALGSQILSIPIHRKPAPLILSGIGLMLMMYGRIWWEDGQAGETLFMISGAGVLIGAGWMNRRLHHQGCKFHTHHCSNGDKPASHRSQYVPHTRTSIGNCLSTGKNECS; translated from the coding sequence ATGAACACACTCGAAGACAAACTGGCACGCGCCGGAATGACCGCCTCATTTCTTTGTGCCCTTGAATGCTCATTGACGCCTTTCGCAGTCTTAGTTCTTCCTCTTGTCGTCGGATCACAGCCTGAAATCTTATCCCTCTTCCTTCCGGAGACCGCTCACATCCTCGACTGGATCCTCATGGGAATCGTGGGATGCCTGGCCCTGGGAAGCCAAATACTCAGCATCCCTATCCATCGAAAACCGGCTCCGCTCATTCTGTCCGGGATAGGATTGATGTTAATGATGTATGGCCGCATTTGGTGGGAAGATGGTCAGGCCGGCGAAACCCTGTTCATGATCAGCGGCGCGGGAGTGCTGATTGGAGCCGGGTGGATGAATCGACGGTTACATCACCAGGGCTGCAAATTTCATACACATCACTGTTCGAACGGAGACAAGCCTGCGTCACACCGGTCCCAGTATGTGCCCCACACCCGTACGTCAATCGGGAACTGCCTAAGCACCGGGAAAAATGAGTGTTCGTGA